A DNA window from Actinokineospora baliensis contains the following coding sequences:
- the rpmG gene encoding 50S ribosomal protein L33 has product MASTDVRPKITLACESCKHRNYITKKNRRNDPDRVELKKFCPNCGTHKLHKETR; this is encoded by the coding sequence GTGGCTTCTACTGACGTGCGGCCGAAGATCACGCTCGCGTGTGAGAGCTGCAAGCACCGCAACTACATCACCAAGAAGAACCGGCGCAACGACCCGGACCGGGTGGAGCTGAAGAAGTTCTGCCCGAACTGCGGGACGCACAAGCTGCACAAGGAAACCCGCTAA
- a CDS encoding aminotransferase-like domain-containing protein has protein sequence MTASELISFARGAPSLDIIDVEGLKAAADAALTKDPGAALGYGTAVGYLPLRAHLAEQHGVAENQVLVTNGSMQADAFLFDQLVTAGAPVVVERPTYDRTLLGLRQRDADVRPVSLQVDGIDTDELAELLASGLRPTFAHIIPNFQNPAGYTLSLAKRKRLLELAEQYDFVIFEDDPYVKIRFAGESLPTMLELDEGRGRVVYASSFSKTVAPGSRVGYLVGPAALIDKIRVAATNTYISPNMLAQAIVHQFAIGGRFETAVAGVNAALAERVRVLCDALAEKLPEAKFTAPEGGYFMWVELADGVDVAKLLPAAEERGVTFVKGTDFLLDGGHSTMRMAYSGVRADQIPDGIARLADAVAALRG, from the coding sequence GTGACGGCATCAGAACTCATCTCCTTCGCCCGCGGCGCCCCCTCCCTCGACATCATCGACGTGGAAGGCCTCAAGGCCGCCGCGGACGCCGCACTCACCAAGGACCCCGGCGCCGCGCTCGGCTACGGCACCGCGGTCGGCTACCTCCCGCTGCGCGCCCACCTGGCCGAGCAGCACGGCGTGGCCGAGAACCAGGTACTGGTCACCAACGGCTCGATGCAGGCCGACGCGTTCCTGTTCGACCAGCTGGTCACCGCGGGTGCCCCGGTCGTCGTCGAGCGCCCGACCTACGACCGGACCCTGCTCGGGCTGCGCCAGCGCGATGCCGACGTGCGCCCGGTGTCGCTGCAGGTCGACGGCATCGACACCGACGAGCTGGCCGAGCTGCTGGCCTCGGGCCTGCGCCCGACGTTCGCCCACATCATCCCCAACTTCCAGAACCCGGCCGGGTACACGCTGAGCCTGGCCAAGCGCAAGCGCTTGCTGGAGCTGGCCGAGCAGTACGACTTCGTCATCTTCGAGGACGACCCGTACGTCAAGATCCGCTTCGCTGGCGAGTCGCTGCCGACGATGCTGGAGCTCGACGAGGGCCGCGGCCGCGTGGTCTACGCGAGCTCGTTCTCCAAGACCGTCGCGCCCGGCTCCCGGGTCGGCTACCTGGTCGGCCCGGCCGCGCTGATCGACAAGATCCGCGTCGCGGCGACGAACACCTACATCTCGCCGAACATGCTGGCGCAGGCGATCGTGCACCAGTTCGCCATCGGCGGCCGGTTCGAGACCGCAGTGGCCGGGGTCAACGCCGCACTGGCCGAGCGGGTCCGGGTGCTGTGCGACGCGCTCGCCGAGAAGCTGCCGGAGGCGAAGTTCACCGCGCCCGAGGGCGGGTACTTCATGTGGGTGGAGCTCGCCGACGGCGTGGACGTCGCCAAGCTCCTGCCCGCGGCCGAGGAGCGTGGGGTGACCTTCGTGAAGGGCACCGACTTCCTGCTCGACGGCGGTCACTCGACCATGCGCATGGCCTACTCCGGGGTGCGCGCCGACCAGATCCCCGACGGCATCGCCCGGCTCGCCGACGCGGTGGCCGCGCTGCGCGGCTGA
- a CDS encoding putative bifunctional diguanylate cyclase/phosphodiesterase, protein MPDHPGAAEQGTPHQDTAEPGANPEQWQAEEQAPDRRFLFFSILVLVSGLVAAGLTSWWLPARDTPQVVVVGLLLALGFLLAEQLAINIDVRTGVSWSISFCEIPLVIGLFVAPFEVVLAAHLLAGVGTLLVRKVQDRILYNAGAMIFEITSAFAVAKWVNDLLQGIGPAWAGVLAGALVAPLSSTLLALVCVRVLGRTMRINAAVRLVLRTLVLGLVNASMGVVGYQVVSHAEAGWPLLVLALAGLSALYIAYSGLLREQRDLEALSEVSLIVARSGHQAAAKPSLGRTDPTKMPQVADSDEWQVIADRIKDQLGAARVVLRLRFEPQLPLHTVVSGDELPPESRDVEATGSRADALLRLPGSHVRHFRRGDATPEIRHALLRRAADEALVVPLRSASHLLGVVEAHDKLSRWRGFGQADHRLIGTMASHLATAMDNRRLLATLRHDAYHDPLTNLLNRPGFRRAAGDPLRRHQNSVVLRIDLDVLSTVSDALGYAWSDRMVVAAGRRLRDALGPDVALARLEGGQFAALLLQTSPEEAHEIAERLRAELAAPYPVDRLTVEANSVVGYSGPRCGEHDGGQVETDVDALLQRADVALRAARSSGDTVKAYLPTMGQIFLRRFQLVTQFRQALETGQVKVHYQPKVALPSRQVLGVEALVRWRHPEFGRLDPDEFVPAVEAAGLVDALTSFVMDQSLIRVRKWMDRGLRIAAAVNLSVRSLDDPSFPDRVAAALARHDVPPELLTLELTESGVMADPQRALPVLRRLHTLGVVLAVDDFGTGYSSLAYLRQLPVDEVKIDKSFVLGMGTDLGDLAVVRSIVELGHSLGLTVVAEGVEDDAARDQLAGMGCDVAQGYLISRPLSESRLEAWLQARTTQARGLRDETVLTLLS, encoded by the coding sequence ATGCCGGACCACCCTGGCGCGGCCGAGCAGGGCACCCCACACCAGGACACCGCCGAACCGGGTGCGAACCCGGAGCAGTGGCAGGCCGAGGAGCAGGCGCCCGACCGCCGCTTCCTCTTCTTCTCCATCCTCGTCCTGGTCTCCGGCCTCGTCGCCGCCGGACTGACCTCCTGGTGGCTGCCCGCCCGCGACACCCCGCAGGTCGTCGTGGTCGGTCTGCTGCTGGCGCTGGGCTTCCTGCTCGCCGAACAGCTCGCGATCAACATCGACGTGCGCACCGGTGTCTCCTGGTCGATCTCCTTCTGCGAGATCCCACTGGTCATCGGCCTGTTCGTCGCGCCGTTCGAGGTGGTGCTCGCCGCGCACCTGCTCGCGGGCGTCGGCACCCTGCTGGTGCGCAAGGTGCAGGACCGGATCCTCTACAACGCGGGCGCGATGATCTTCGAGATCACCAGCGCCTTCGCCGTCGCCAAGTGGGTCAACGACCTGCTGCAGGGCATCGGCCCCGCCTGGGCGGGCGTGCTCGCCGGAGCCCTCGTCGCGCCGCTGTCGAGCACCCTGCTCGCCCTGGTCTGCGTGCGGGTCCTCGGCCGCACCATGCGCATCAACGCCGCCGTCCGGCTCGTGCTGCGCACCCTGGTCCTCGGCCTGGTCAACGCGTCCATGGGCGTCGTCGGCTACCAGGTCGTCTCGCACGCCGAGGCCGGTTGGCCGCTGCTGGTGCTCGCCCTCGCGGGCCTGTCCGCCCTCTACATCGCCTACTCCGGGCTGCTGCGCGAACAACGCGACCTGGAGGCGCTCTCCGAGGTCAGCCTCATCGTCGCCCGCTCCGGCCACCAGGCCGCGGCGAAACCCTCGCTCGGCCGCACCGACCCGACCAAGATGCCGCAGGTCGCCGACAGCGACGAGTGGCAGGTCATCGCCGACCGGATCAAGGACCAGCTCGGCGCCGCCCGGGTCGTGCTCCGGCTGCGCTTCGAGCCGCAGCTGCCGCTGCACACCGTGGTCTCCGGTGACGAGCTGCCGCCGGAATCGCGCGACGTCGAGGCCACCGGATCCCGCGCGGACGCCCTGCTGCGGTTGCCCGGCTCGCACGTGCGGCACTTCCGCCGCGGCGACGCCACCCCCGAGATCCGGCACGCCCTGCTCCGCCGCGCCGCCGACGAGGCGCTCGTCGTGCCGCTGCGCAGCGCCAGCCACCTGCTCGGCGTGGTCGAGGCGCACGACAAGCTCTCCCGCTGGCGCGGCTTCGGCCAGGCCGACCACCGGCTGATCGGCACCATGGCCAGCCACCTGGCCACCGCCATGGACAACCGGCGGCTGCTGGCCACCCTGCGCCACGACGCCTACCACGACCCGCTGACCAACCTGCTCAACCGCCCCGGCTTCCGCCGCGCCGCCGGTGACCCGCTGCGCCGCCACCAGAACTCGGTGGTGCTGCGCATCGACCTCGACGTCCTGTCCACCGTCAGCGACGCCCTCGGCTACGCCTGGAGCGACCGCATGGTCGTCGCCGCCGGTCGGCGCCTGCGCGACGCGCTCGGCCCGGACGTCGCCCTGGCCAGGCTCGAAGGCGGCCAGTTCGCCGCGCTGCTGCTGCAGACCTCCCCCGAGGAGGCGCACGAGATCGCCGAGCGGCTGCGCGCCGAACTCGCCGCCCCGTACCCGGTCGACCGGCTCACCGTCGAGGCCAACTCGGTGGTCGGCTACTCCGGGCCGCGCTGCGGCGAGCACGACGGCGGCCAGGTCGAGACCGACGTCGACGCCCTGCTGCAGCGCGCCGACGTCGCCCTGCGGGCCGCGCGCTCCAGCGGCGACACGGTCAAGGCGTACCTGCCCACCATGGGCCAGATCTTCCTGCGCCGCTTCCAGCTGGTCACCCAGTTCCGCCAGGCGCTGGAGACCGGCCAGGTCAAGGTGCACTACCAGCCCAAGGTCGCCCTCCCCAGCCGCCAGGTGCTCGGGGTCGAGGCCCTGGTCCGCTGGCGGCACCCGGAGTTCGGCAGGCTCGACCCCGACGAGTTCGTGCCCGCGGTCGAGGCGGCGGGCCTGGTCGACGCGCTCACCAGCTTCGTGATGGACCAGTCGCTGATCCGGGTCCGCAAGTGGATGGACCGCGGCCTGCGCATCGCCGCGGCGGTCAACCTGTCGGTCCGCAGCCTCGACGACCCGAGCTTCCCCGACCGGGTCGCCGCCGCGCTCGCCAGGCACGACGTGCCGCCGGAGCTGCTCACCCTGGAGCTCACCGAGTCCGGCGTGATGGCCGACCCGCAGCGCGCCCTGCCGGTGCTGCGCCGCCTGCACACCCTCGGCGTCGTGCTGGCCGTCGACGACTTCGGCACCGGCTACTCCTCGCTGGCCTACCTGCGGCAGCTGCCGGTGGACGAGGTCAAGATCGACAAGAGCTTCGTGCTCGGCATGGGCACCGACCTCGGCGACCTCGCCGTGGTCCGCTCGATCGTCGAACTCGGCCACTCGCTCGGCCTGACCGTGGTCGCCGAGGGGGTCGAGGACGACGCCGCGCGCGACCAGCTCGCGGGCATGGGCTGCGACGTCGCGCAGGGCTACCTGATCTCCCGGCCGCTGTCGGAGAGCAGGCTGGAAGCCTGGCTGCAGGCCAGGACGACGCAGGCCAGGGGCCTGCGCGACGAGACCGTGCTGACCCTGCTGTCCTAG
- the cmk gene encoding (d)CMP kinase, with amino-acid sequence MNQHTVIAVDGPAAAGKTSTSRALSDMFTLSYLESGRAYRTLAYEALAAGIRPDDRAAMTGLISTILQKNQSDTLFDPTRLRDSDLRTLDVSKAVSTVAKIPDLRSAITSLIHEWASHRPASIIEGRDIGTIVFPRAQIKFFLTACAEERATRRHRQEPGSVYETVLADVVRRDHEDTSREASPLRPAADSVVIDTSSLPLGQVIAMMSEVCRSAGMIEKRHTTGAAR; translated from the coding sequence ATGAACCAGCACACTGTTATCGCCGTCGATGGACCTGCCGCAGCCGGGAAAACCAGCACCAGTCGTGCACTTTCGGACATGTTCACATTGAGCTACCTGGAGAGCGGCCGCGCCTACCGCACACTCGCATACGAGGCATTGGCGGCCGGAATCCGACCGGACGACCGCGCGGCCATGACAGGTTTGATATCAACGATCCTCCAGAAGAACCAATCGGATACACTTTTCGACCCGACCAGGCTGCGAGACAGCGATCTGCGCACGCTCGACGTTTCGAAGGCAGTATCGACCGTGGCCAAAATTCCCGACCTGCGCTCGGCGATAACCTCGTTGATACATGAATGGGCCTCGCACAGGCCAGCAAGCATCATTGAGGGCAGGGATATCGGAACGATAGTGTTCCCGCGCGCTCAGATTAAGTTCTTTCTTACCGCGTGCGCCGAGGAGCGGGCGACACGGCGACACCGCCAAGAACCTGGCTCGGTGTACGAAACCGTGCTGGCCGACGTAGTGCGCCGCGACCACGAGGACACGTCCAGAGAAGCATCGCCGCTTCGGCCCGCCGCCGACAGCGTTGTGATCGACACCAGCTCCCTGCCGCTCGGCCAGGTGATCGCCATGATGTCCGAGGTGTGCCGGAGCGCCGGGATGATCGAGAAACGGCACACCACAGGCGCAGCCAGGTAA
- a CDS encoding VOC family protein, whose amino-acid sequence MTRPAFHLAIPVDDLTAARHFYGEVLGCPQGRDSDAWVDWNLAGHQVVTHLAPGGRADAATNPVDGHGVPVPHFGLVLAVADFHALAERLRAAGTEFVIEPYVRFEGQPGEQWTMFLRDPAGNALEFKAMADPDLLFAR is encoded by the coding sequence ATGACCAGGCCCGCTTTCCACCTCGCCATCCCGGTCGACGACCTGACCGCAGCCAGGCACTTCTACGGCGAGGTCCTCGGCTGCCCGCAGGGCCGCGACTCCGACGCCTGGGTCGACTGGAACCTGGCGGGCCACCAGGTCGTGACCCACCTGGCCCCCGGCGGCCGCGCCGACGCCGCGACCAACCCGGTGGACGGCCACGGCGTGCCGGTGCCGCACTTCGGGCTGGTCCTGGCGGTCGCCGACTTCCACGCCCTGGCCGAGCGGCTGCGGGCGGCGGGCACGGAGTTCGTGATCGAGCCGTACGTCCGGTTCGAGGGGCAGCCCGGCGAACAGTGGACCATGTTCCTGCGCGACCCGGCAGGCAACGCCTTGGAGTTCAAGGCGATGGCCGACCCGGACCTGCTGTTCGCCAGGTGA
- a CDS encoding PhzF family phenazine biosynthesis protein encodes MDVYVVDAFTDQAFRGNPAAVVLLTEDRSAEWMQSVAAEMNLSETAFADTRADPIPLRWFTPKAEVDLCGHATLATAHVLGGACRFSTRSGVLTATPTDAGIELDFPADPLQPIEPPAALVAALPGVTVLSAYRGREDFLVRVASAAEVLAVRPDLSAFARDSSRGVIVTAPGDRGADFVSRCFYPAVGIDEDPVTGSAHCTLAGHWSRELGRSLLVGKQLSARGGTVTVRTDGDRVRLTGQAVTVLTGRLTC; translated from the coding sequence ATGGACGTCTACGTCGTCGACGCGTTCACCGACCAGGCCTTCCGGGGCAACCCCGCGGCGGTCGTGCTGCTGACCGAGGACCGCTCCGCCGAGTGGATGCAGTCGGTGGCCGCCGAGATGAACCTCTCCGAGACCGCCTTCGCCGACACCCGCGCCGACCCCATCCCGCTGCGCTGGTTCACGCCCAAAGCCGAGGTGGACCTCTGCGGCCACGCCACCCTGGCCACCGCGCACGTGCTCGGCGGGGCCTGCCGCTTCAGCACCCGCAGCGGTGTCCTCACCGCGACCCCCACCGACGCCGGGATCGAGCTCGACTTCCCCGCGGACCCGCTGCAGCCGATCGAGCCGCCCGCCGCCCTTGTCGCCGCGCTGCCCGGGGTGACCGTGCTCTCGGCGTACCGCGGCCGGGAGGACTTCCTGGTCCGGGTGGCCTCCGCCGCCGAGGTGCTGGCGGTGCGGCCCGATCTCTCTGCGTTCGCCAGGGATTCGTCCAGAGGGGTGATCGTCACCGCACCCGGTGATCGGGGGGCCGACTTCGTCTCGCGCTGCTTCTACCCGGCCGTCGGCATCGACGAGGACCCGGTGACCGGCTCGGCGCACTGCACGCTGGCAGGCCACTGGAGCCGCGAACTCGGCCGGTCCTTGCTGGTGGGCAAGCAACTCTCGGCCAGAGGAGGCACTGTGACGGTGCGGACCGACGGCGACCGGGTTCGGTTGACCGGTCAGGCCGTGACGGTGCTGACTGGCCGTCTCACCTGCTGA
- the secE gene encoding preprotein translocase subunit SecE, with the protein MAEDQEREEGQERPSRPSTAAARRERRGTARPAARKDADGKSEARAKARPERAAKSDAADAKGRPTPARDRKDDKGSIFGRLARFLREVVSELRKVIWPTRKQLIGYTAVVLVFVAFMVALVAGLDVALGKGVFWLFG; encoded by the coding sequence GTGGCTGAGGACCAGGAGCGGGAAGAGGGGCAGGAGCGCCCCTCTCGTCCGTCCACCGCCGCCGCCCGGCGTGAGCGCCGCGGCACGGCTCGCCCAGCCGCGCGCAAGGACGCCGACGGCAAGTCCGAGGCGCGGGCCAAGGCCCGCCCGGAGCGCGCGGCCAAGTCCGACGCAGCCGACGCCAAGGGCCGCCCGACGCCCGCGCGCGACCGCAAGGACGACAAGGGCTCGATCTTCGGCAGGCTCGCCCGGTTCCTGCGCGAGGTCGTCTCCGAGCTGCGCAAGGTCATCTGGCCCACCCGCAAGCAGCTGATCGGCTACACCGCCGTCGTCCTGGTGTTCGTCGCCTTCATGGTGGCGCTGGTCGCGGGGCTGGACGTCGCCCTGGGCAAGGGCGTGTTCTGGCTGTTCGGCTGA
- a CDS encoding GNAT family N-acetyltransferase, translated as MDVAEIEAVHAARVRALDPLLPAPPPLAPGAGHLLAADGGAAIAWPQRGVESDPWGPLRRHLLEVRLARPEALGDLLDQWFDLIHSSVAPGDLECAAVVELPSRDTEGVFALVQRGFAPVSVAAVRRSGRGSTRASDVLVRPAEPQDLATVLDLAVAVVEYDAPFGKITPRPEAIEALRNQMTGLLAAPEPRIWVGCRDGEVLGSVYLQLPPESAWCAKYTSAPDPAYLASMSVRADQRGSGVGSALAAHAHHVVEAAGVSMTLLHHALPNPRSTPFWYSNGYRPLWTTWLRRPIVR; from the coding sequence GTGGATGTCGCTGAGATCGAAGCCGTGCACGCCGCCCGGGTACGCGCGCTCGACCCGCTGCTGCCCGCTCCCCCACCGCTCGCGCCCGGCGCCGGGCACCTGCTGGCGGCCGACGGGGGTGCGGCGATCGCCTGGCCGCAGCGGGGTGTCGAGAGCGATCCGTGGGGGCCGCTGCGCAGGCACCTGCTGGAGGTGCGGTTGGCGCGGCCGGAGGCGCTCGGGGATCTGCTCGACCAGTGGTTCGACCTGATCCACAGCTCGGTGGCGCCCGGTGACCTGGAGTGCGCGGCGGTCGTGGAGCTGCCCAGCCGCGACACCGAGGGCGTGTTCGCGTTGGTGCAGCGCGGTTTCGCCCCGGTCAGCGTCGCCGCGGTGCGCCGCTCGGGTCGCGGCTCGACCCGCGCGTCCGACGTGCTGGTCCGCCCGGCCGAACCACAGGACCTGGCGACCGTGCTGGACCTGGCCGTCGCCGTGGTCGAGTACGACGCGCCGTTCGGGAAGATCACTCCCCGACCCGAGGCCATCGAGGCGCTGCGCAACCAGATGACCGGCCTCTTAGCCGCGCCCGAGCCGCGGATCTGGGTCGGTTGCCGAGACGGGGAGGTCCTCGGTTCGGTCTACCTCCAACTCCCGCCGGAGTCCGCGTGGTGCGCGAAGTACACCTCCGCACCCGACCCGGCCTACCTGGCCAGCATGAGCGTCCGCGCCGACCAGCGCGGTTCCGGCGTGGGTTCGGCCCTCGCGGCGCACGCCCACCACGTCGTCGAGGCGGCGGGCGTCTCGATGACCCTGCTGCACCACGCGCTGCCGAACCCCAGGTCGACGCCGTTCTGGTACAGCAACGGGTACCGCCCGCTGTGGACGACGTGGCTGCGGCGGCCGATCGTGCGCTAG
- a CDS encoding MaoC family dehydratase has protein sequence MTQINGGRAGSDVNVGDQLPELSVRVTRADLVRYAGAALDFNPIHWNEAFAKGVGLPDVIAHGMLTMALAGRVVTDWGMGALVDYQARFTRPVVVPNDDTGALVELSGKVGALLEDGTIRVDLSAKFEGRAVLGKAIAIVRP, from the coding sequence ATGACCCAGATCAACGGTGGGCGGGCGGGTTCGGATGTCAACGTCGGCGACCAGCTGCCCGAGCTGTCCGTGCGGGTCACCAGGGCCGACCTGGTGCGCTACGCCGGTGCCGCGCTGGACTTCAACCCGATCCACTGGAACGAGGCCTTCGCCAAGGGCGTCGGCCTGCCGGACGTGATCGCGCACGGCATGCTCACCATGGCGCTGGCCGGTCGGGTCGTCACCGACTGGGGCATGGGCGCGCTGGTCGACTACCAGGCCCGCTTCACCCGCCCCGTCGTGGTGCCCAACGACGACACCGGCGCCCTGGTCGAGCTCAGCGGCAAGGTGGGCGCCCTCCTCGAGGACGGCACCATCCGGGTCGACCTGTCGGCCAAGTTCGAGGGCCGCGCCGTGCTCGGCAAGGCCATCGCGATCGTCCGCCCGTAG
- a CDS encoding sigma-70 family RNA polymerase sigma factor, protein MHGSESGFDQFVRDRYDHLLRYAVMLTGRRWDAEEIVQEALLRCLRRWRRVPADNALAYARKAVYNEFLRVAKRKQQVSLDELTEQLDIDDFTGAVVERDHVLVVLQQLPPRQRAAVVARVVLDLSEAQTAVELACSVGTVKSLTSRGMARVRQLWAAQAPASPGRRGA, encoded by the coding sequence GTGCACGGCAGTGAGTCCGGTTTCGACCAGTTCGTTCGAGACCGGTACGACCACCTGCTGCGCTACGCCGTCATGCTCACCGGCAGGCGCTGGGACGCCGAGGAGATCGTGCAAGAAGCCCTGCTGCGCTGTCTGCGCAGATGGCGCCGCGTGCCCGCGGACAACGCCCTCGCCTACGCGCGCAAGGCCGTCTACAACGAGTTCCTGCGCGTCGCCAAGCGCAAGCAGCAGGTGTCGCTCGACGAGCTCACCGAGCAGTTGGACATCGACGACTTCACGGGAGCGGTGGTCGAACGGGACCACGTGCTGGTCGTGCTGCAACAGCTACCGCCGCGGCAACGGGCGGCGGTGGTGGCACGGGTGGTGCTGGACCTGTCCGAGGCGCAGACCGCGGTCGAACTCGCCTGCTCCGTCGGCACCGTCAAGTCGCTGACCAGCAGGGGGATGGCTCGGGTCAGGCAGCTGTGGGCGGCCCAAGCGCCCGCGTCACCGGGAAGGAGGGGGGCGTGA
- a CDS encoding winged helix DNA-binding domain-containing protein, with product MSAPDLVARTVANGLAGPRPTTVLAAVERVVGIQSQDVRPARLAVRARTTGLRKSDVDSAVAGGAVIRTWAMRGTLHMVAASDAGWLVSLLGPRFAHAYRGRRHSLGLDDALAEAGAEIIATEQPHSRAELVALLAGNGIDLDPKTQAPAHLISYAAMTGRIRRGPDRSDTEPTYVRFDPGPPVDEPRAIERLADRYRAGYGPATAEDFAAWSGLPLGKARAGFGDRDPEPVADPGPTTRLLGHFDAYLLGYRSRDGIVPPEFAKSVQAGGGFVMPVVLRDGVVVGTWRMDKGKVVSELDVQAEAEDIARWNSG from the coding sequence GTGAGCGCGCCGGACCTGGTCGCCCGCACGGTCGCCAACGGCCTGGCAGGCCCGCGCCCGACCACGGTGCTCGCCGCGGTCGAGCGGGTGGTCGGCATCCAGTCCCAGGACGTCCGCCCGGCGCGCCTGGCCGTCCGGGCCCGCACCACCGGTCTGCGCAAGTCCGATGTGGACAGTGCGGTCGCCGGGGGCGCGGTGATCAGGACCTGGGCCATGCGCGGCACCCTGCACATGGTCGCCGCGAGCGACGCGGGTTGGCTGGTCTCGCTGCTCGGTCCGCGCTTCGCCCACGCCTACCGCGGCAGGCGGCACAGCCTCGGCCTCGACGACGCGCTCGCCGAGGCGGGTGCGGAGATCATCGCCACCGAGCAGCCGCACAGCCGGGCCGAACTGGTCGCGCTGCTGGCAGGCAACGGCATCGACCTCGACCCCAAGACCCAGGCCCCCGCGCACCTCATCTCCTACGCCGCCATGACCGGCCGGATCCGCCGGGGCCCGGACCGCTCCGACACCGAACCCACCTACGTCCGCTTCGACCCCGGCCCCCCGGTCGACGAGCCCAGGGCGATCGAGCGCCTGGCCGACCGCTACCGAGCCGGCTATGGGCCCGCCACGGCCGAGGACTTCGCCGCCTGGTCGGGTCTGCCGCTGGGCAAGGCCCGCGCGGGCTTCGGGGACCGCGACCCTGAGCCGGTCGCCGATCCCGGCCCCACGACCCGGCTCCTCGGCCACTTCGACGCCTACCTGCTGGGCTACCGCAGCCGTGACGGCATCGTGCCGCCCGAGTTCGCCAAGAGCGTGCAGGCGGGCGGCGGCTTCGTCATGCCCGTGGTCCTGCGCGACGGCGTGGTGGTCGGCACCTGGCGCATGGACAAGGGGAAGGTCGTCAGCGAACTCGACGTCCAGGCGGAGGCCGAGGACATCGCCAGGTGGAACAGCGGCTAG
- a CDS encoding HIT family protein, with protein sequence MATYDSADHHSYDPRTTCRKIRYFEMSKTMNSELPAVHSIDSCIFCRVRDGSMNRLVDETSNFYARLDNFPAARGHVEIVPKRHIVSFFELSPQEASEAYDLMRRIQAKWDAELNPDGYTIGVNEGRAAGRTIDHLHIHMIPRYNGDVTDPRGGIRQIFPNCDPSEWAAD encoded by the coding sequence TTGGCCACCTACGATTCAGCCGACCACCACTCCTACGATCCGCGCACGACATGCAGGAAGATCAGGTACTTTGAGATGAGCAAGACAATGAACAGCGAGCTACCCGCGGTGCACAGCATTGACAGTTGCATCTTTTGTCGAGTACGAGACGGATCGATGAATAGATTGGTTGACGAAACATCCAACTTCTACGCCCGTCTCGACAATTTTCCAGCAGCTAGAGGTCACGTAGAAATCGTCCCCAAGAGGCATATCGTTTCATTCTTCGAACTCTCGCCGCAGGAGGCGTCCGAGGCATATGACCTCATGCGGCGCATCCAGGCCAAATGGGACGCCGAGCTCAACCCCGATGGCTACACAATAGGTGTCAACGAGGGTCGGGCCGCAGGACGCACGATCGACCACCTGCACATACACATGATCCCCCGGTACAACGGTGACGTGACGGACCCCCGGGGAGGCATCCGGCAAATCTTTCCGAACTGCGACCCGAGCGAGTGGGCGGCTGACTAA
- a CDS encoding MaoC family dehydratase N-terminal domain-containing protein: MALEQSFVGREYPPDVVYEVGREKIREFAEAIGDSRPEYVDAGAARALGYADVVAPPTFTTIVNLASINRIVNDPELGLDYSRMVHGDQSFTHHNPVVAGDRLAVTTTVESISRRAGNDFITLKAEIRTEAGEPRVTTRALLVVRDAEESA, encoded by the coding sequence GTGGCGCTTGAGCAGTCGTTCGTGGGGCGGGAGTACCCGCCGGATGTGGTGTACGAGGTCGGTCGCGAGAAGATCCGCGAGTTCGCCGAGGCGATCGGGGACTCGCGGCCCGAGTACGTCGACGCCGGGGCGGCGCGGGCCCTGGGGTACGCCGACGTGGTGGCCCCGCCGACGTTCACCACCATCGTCAACCTGGCCTCGATCAACCGGATCGTCAACGACCCCGAACTGGGGTTGGACTACAGCCGGATGGTGCACGGGGACCAGAGCTTCACCCACCACAACCCCGTGGTGGCAGGGGACCGGCTGGCGGTGACCACCACGGTGGAGAGCATCTCGCGGCGCGCGGGCAACGACTTCATCACCCTCAAGGCCGAGATCCGCACCGAGGCGGGCGAGCCGCGGGTCACCACCCGGGCCCTGCTCGTGGTGCGGGACGCGGAGGAGTCGGCATGA